A single Chanos chanos chromosome 8, fChaCha1.1, whole genome shotgun sequence DNA region contains:
- the LOC115819774 gene encoding extensin-like, with protein MPRLIKDFFSHCEAVLLKHTSSPALLCPVEFPECPEGVGICVHPKSALLHTVTRTFHPKPALPNTVTPTFHPKPALPHTVTPTFHPRPALPHTVTPTFHPKPALPHIVTPIFHPKPALPSTVTRTFHPKPALPHTVTPTFHPKPALPHTVTPTFHPRPALPHTVTPTFHPKPALPHIVTPTSHPKLALPHTVTLTFHPKLAMPHTVTLNFHPKPALPDTVTLTFHPKPALPHTVTPTFNPRPALPHTVTPTFHPKPALPHTVTLTFHPKLALPHTVTLTFHPKPALPHTITPTFHPRLALPHTVTLTFHPRPALPHTVTSTSHPKPALPHTITLTFHPRPALPHTVTLTFHPRPALPHTVTPTFHASQVITSSSVNDC; from the exons ATGCCACGTCTCATTAAAGACTTCTTCTCACACTGTGAGGCAG tcctcctcaaacacacctcctctccaGCCCTCCTCTGTCCTGTGGAGTTCCCAGAGTGTCCTGAGGGGGTTGGCATTTGTGTTCACCCCAAATCTGCACTGCTTCACACTGTCACCCGAACCTTTCACCCCAAACCTGCACTGCCTAACACCGTCACTCCGACCTTTCACCCCAAACCtgcactgcctcacactgtcaCCCCGACCTTTCACCCAAGACCTGCACTACCTCACACTGTCACTCCAACCTTTCACCCCAAACCTGCACTGCCTCACATCGTCACTCCGATCTTTCACCCCAAACCTGCACTGCCTAGCACCGTCACTCGAACCTTTCACCCCAAACCTGCACTGCCTCACACCGTCACTCCGACCTTTCACCCCAAACCTGCACTGCCTCACACCGTCACTCCGACCTTTCACCCAAGACCtgcactgcctcacactgtcaCTCCAACCTTTCACCCCAAACCTGCATTGCCTCACATCGTCACTCCGACCTCTCACCCCAAACTtgcactgcctcacactgtcaCCCTGACCTTTCACCCCAAACTTGCAATGCCTCACACTGTTACCCTGAACTTTCACCCCAAACCTGCACTGCCTGACACCGTCACCCTGACCTTTCACCCCAAACCtgcactgcctcacactgtcaCTCCGACCTTTAACCCAAGACCtgcactgcctcacactgtcaCCCCGACCTTTCACCCCAAACCTGCACTGCCTCACACCGTCACCCTGACCTTTCACCCCAAACTTGCACTGCCTCACACCGTCACCCTGACCTTTCACCCCAAACCTGCACTGCCTCACACCATCACCCCGACCTTTCACCCCAGACTtgcactgcctcacactgtcaCCCTGACCTTTCATCCCAGACCTGCACTGCCTCACACCGTCACATCGACCTCTCACCCCAAACCTGCACTGCCTCACACCATCACCCTGACCTTTCACCCCAGACCtgcactgcctcacactgtcaCCTTGACCTTTCACCCCAGACCtgcactgcctcacactgtcaCTCCGACCTTTCACGCATCACAAGTAATAACCTCTAGTTCAGTCAATGACTGCTAG